One Nocardioides luti DNA window includes the following coding sequences:
- the arr gene encoding NAD(+)--rifampin ADP-ribosyltransferase: protein MSDVLDEGPFFHGTKADLVVGDLLTAGRRSNYRPEIVMNHIYFTALESGAGLAAELAVGDAEPRVYVVEPTGDFENDPNVTDKKFPGNPTRSYRSTEPLRVVGEVLDWTRLTPEALQAWRDRLVVIRDVERGEIIN, encoded by the coding sequence GTGAGCGACGTACTGGACGAGGGACCGTTCTTCCACGGCACCAAGGCCGACCTGGTGGTGGGTGACCTGCTGACCGCCGGCCGGCGGTCGAACTACCGCCCCGAGATCGTGATGAACCACATCTACTTCACCGCGCTGGAGAGCGGCGCCGGGCTGGCCGCGGAGCTCGCGGTCGGCGACGCCGAGCCGCGGGTCTACGTCGTCGAGCCGACCGGTGACTTCGAGAACGACCCGAACGTCACCGACAAGAAGTTCCCCGGCAACCCCACCCGGTCCTACCGCAGCACCGAGCCGCTGCGGGTGGTCGGCGAGGTGCTCGACTGGACCCGGCTGACCCCCGAGGCGCTGCAGGCCTGGCGCGACCGGCTCGTGGTGATCCGCGACGTCGAGCGCGGCGAGATCATCAACTAG
- a CDS encoding phage tail protein: MSYVVDFTDVSTVGLESSPVTEALAGLRANEARYYKNKYDHVFTTEPADEANETVDFVHRVLAEERDITIASKPLEASAFEVDGMRMAYVFYESGLAINVMYTIEDGGKRAVGFKLSDGMEVPEELADRFKFARQKSKLAGTIRGSYFVIKGE, encoded by the coding sequence ATGTCGTACGTCGTCGACTTCACGGACGTGTCCACGGTCGGCCTCGAGTCGTCCCCGGTGACCGAGGCGCTCGCCGGCCTGCGGGCGAACGAGGCGCGCTACTACAAGAACAAGTACGACCACGTCTTCACCACCGAGCCCGCGGACGAGGCGAACGAGACGGTCGACTTCGTGCACCGGGTGCTCGCGGAGGAGCGCGACATCACGATCGCCTCGAAGCCGCTCGAGGCCTCGGCCTTCGAGGTCGACGGGATGCGGATGGCGTACGTCTTCTACGAGTCCGGGCTGGCGATCAACGTGATGTACACGATCGAGGACGGCGGCAAGCGCGCCGTCGGCTTCAAGCTCTCCGACGGGATGGAGGTCCCCGAGGAGCTCGCCGACCGCTTCAAGTTCGCCCGTCAGAAGTCGAAGCTGGCCGGCACGATCCGGGGCAGCTACTTCGTCATCAAGGGTGAGTAG
- a CDS encoding glycoside hydrolase family 30 beta sandwich domain-containing protein, with protein sequence MLAVSPELTHQTWIGAGAALTDASAGILASNHEATAVLFDPGRADGAHLNLVRLPLSATDFSTAPWAFGWSDSSGTLDVPSEAVTSTEVVSQRLMSLRPDLQLVAVPWTAPASMKDSGALNGGALTSASLGAYGRLLLAQADWLRTRGMPVLAMTLGNEPFHSSASYPTMTMSDAQMISLAKTVGAGLEQRGVQLWSVDHNWSHRGHYDVVQAGAPGMFAAAAFHCYGGSPSQMAGTSVPSVVTECTGTDDGFAGTFRWDMDNLVAGAIDAGSTGLMMWNLALDEQHGPHTGGCATCRGVVDVDSQTAAVSRGPEFFTLAHLSRAADPGAVVIDSSPSPGVSYAAFRNPDGEIGIVGHNDTGSSQVFSIEVGGAASGGRFLVGPGELFTMRGQSAVTEGTVTLPLAPPVVGVPVEAVVAGWQPQPVDLHFQWQAGGSPIAGADGPSFTPTPEEVGQRLSLQVTGSRPGWRTAIVVASTAEPVRASDLGDPSVVDVVPPAVLGSPRVGRTLNVDPGTWSPAAQALAYQWYRDGVPVPGATSSFLTLQPRDLGSRLSVRVRASAPGHADGSVTTSSTGPVALGALTVLDRGLIRGRLQVGSVLRLVGRRSDPAAAASFQWLADGRPLDRSGARRQSHRLTTADLGSRMSVRLTLTSPGYAAATYRVSRAGHVVSRRHG encoded by the coding sequence GTGCTCGCCGTCTCGCCCGAACTCACCCACCAGACCTGGATCGGCGCCGGTGCCGCGCTCACGGATGCGTCGGCGGGGATCCTCGCGAGCAACCACGAGGCGACCGCGGTCCTGTTCGACCCCGGCCGGGCGGATGGAGCACACCTGAACCTGGTCCGCCTGCCGCTCAGTGCCACCGACTTCTCCACCGCGCCCTGGGCCTTCGGATGGTCCGACTCCAGCGGGACCCTCGATGTTCCCTCGGAGGCGGTGACGAGCACGGAGGTGGTGAGCCAACGACTCATGTCCTTGAGGCCGGACCTGCAGCTCGTGGCCGTGCCGTGGACGGCCCCGGCCTCGATGAAGGACTCGGGCGCCCTCAACGGTGGCGCCCTCACGAGCGCGAGCCTCGGCGCCTACGGCCGACTGCTGCTGGCCCAGGCCGACTGGCTCAGGACGCGCGGGATGCCGGTGCTGGCCATGACACTCGGGAACGAACCGTTCCACAGCAGTGCCAGCTACCCGACGATGACGATGTCGGACGCGCAGATGATCAGCCTGGCGAAGACGGTGGGCGCCGGGCTGGAGCAGCGGGGCGTCCAGCTGTGGTCGGTCGACCACAACTGGAGTCACCGAGGTCACTACGACGTCGTCCAGGCGGGAGCGCCGGGCATGTTCGCAGCCGCCGCGTTCCACTGCTACGGCGGCAGCCCCTCGCAGATGGCGGGGACCTCCGTGCCCTCGGTCGTCACCGAGTGCACCGGCACCGATGACGGCTTCGCCGGCACGTTCCGATGGGACATGGACAACCTCGTCGCGGGAGCGATCGACGCCGGGTCGACCGGCCTGATGATGTGGAACCTCGCTCTCGACGAGCAGCACGGTCCCCACACGGGTGGGTGTGCCACCTGCCGCGGAGTGGTCGACGTCGACAGTCAGACGGCCGCCGTCAGCCGGGGACCGGAGTTCTTCACCCTGGCCCATCTCAGCCGTGCCGCTGACCCGGGGGCGGTCGTCATCGACAGCTCGCCGAGCCCTGGAGTGTCGTACGCAGCCTTCCGGAATCCTGACGGCGAGATCGGCATCGTGGGCCACAACGACACGGGGTCCAGCCAGGTGTTCTCGATCGAGGTGGGCGGCGCCGCCAGTGGTGGGCGGTTCCTGGTCGGACCGGGTGAGCTGTTCACGATGCGGGGACAGTCGGCCGTGACCGAGGGAACGGTCACGCTTCCCCTCGCCCCACCTGTGGTCGGCGTGCCCGTGGAGGCGGTCGTGGCGGGGTGGCAGCCACAACCGGTCGACCTCCACTTCCAGTGGCAGGCGGGCGGGTCACCCATCGCAGGAGCAGATGGGCCGAGCTTCACCCCCACCCCGGAGGAGGTGGGTCAGCGGCTCAGCCTGCAGGTGACCGGCAGCCGACCCGGTTGGCGGACGGCGATCGTGGTCGCCTCGACGGCCGAGCCGGTGCGGGCATCGGACCTGGGTGACCCGTCGGTGGTCGACGTGGTCCCTCCGGCCGTCCTGGGATCGCCCCGCGTCGGGAGGACGCTGAACGTCGACCCGGGCACGTGGTCGCCGGCGGCCCAGGCACTCGCCTACCAGTGGTACCGCGACGGCGTCCCCGTCCCCGGGGCGACGTCGAGCTTCCTCACCTTGCAACCGCGCGATCTCGGCTCGCGGCTGTCGGTCCGCGTCCGGGCGTCGGCGCCGGGTCACGCAGACGGGTCCGTGACCACGTCGTCCACAGGCCCCGTGGCGCTCGGGGCCCTGACCGTCCTCGACCGCGGTCTCATCCGCGGCAGGCTCCAGGTCGGCAGCGTCCTCCGTCTCGTGGGGCGACGATCGGATCCGGCCGCGGCCGCCTCCTTCCAGTGGCTGGCCGACGGGCGCCCTCTCGATCGGTCAGGCGCCCGACGTCAGTCCCACCGCTTGACCACGGCAGACCTCGGGAGCCGGATGAGTGTGCGACTCACCCTGACGTCACCGGGCTACGCGGCGGCCACCTACAGAGTGAGTCGCGCCGGCCACGTCGTTTCTCGACGCCACGGGTGA
- a CDS encoding NAD(P)H-binding protein: protein MKILVTGATGYVGGRLVPLLLERGHDVRTTTSDPDREQPWWGDRVETVVMDALDDEQVAAACEGVEAVYYLIHGMGGDDFAETDRKAATHLAEAVRRHGVSRVVYLSGVVPDVPDEELSEHITSRREVERILTDTPATVVVLRAAVLMGSGSTSFEIIRQVSERLPVHTVPTWMDSLVQPIAIVDVLEALVGALAYDGPSRHFDVGGPDRLPYAELLDSFTTHAGLTRPQVGVPLLPTALVGTLVGSLTDVPRPTVEALVESLRHDMVAADEDFLALLPDDHELLGLDESFRRALAEPASASSPATADPMGPLPQDPAWASGGDTRPVAAKVIDAVKDVLPGS from the coding sequence GTGAAGATCCTGGTGACAGGCGCGACCGGCTACGTCGGGGGCCGGCTCGTGCCGCTGCTCCTCGAGCGCGGGCACGACGTACGCACGACCACCAGCGACCCCGACCGCGAGCAGCCCTGGTGGGGCGACCGCGTCGAGACCGTGGTCATGGACGCGCTGGACGACGAGCAGGTCGCGGCCGCGTGCGAGGGCGTGGAGGCGGTCTACTACCTGATCCACGGCATGGGCGGCGACGACTTCGCCGAGACCGACCGGAAGGCCGCGACCCACCTCGCCGAGGCGGTGCGCCGCCACGGCGTCAGCCGGGTCGTCTACCTCTCCGGGGTGGTGCCGGACGTGCCCGACGAGGAGCTCTCCGAGCACATCACCTCGCGCCGCGAGGTCGAGCGGATCCTCACCGACACCCCCGCGACCGTCGTGGTGCTGCGCGCCGCCGTGCTGATGGGCAGCGGCTCCACGTCGTTCGAGATCATCCGCCAGGTGAGCGAGCGCCTGCCGGTGCACACAGTCCCGACCTGGATGGACTCGCTGGTCCAGCCGATCGCGATCGTCGACGTGCTCGAGGCGCTGGTCGGCGCGCTGGCATACGACGGTCCCTCGCGCCACTTCGACGTGGGCGGACCCGACCGGCTGCCGTACGCCGAGCTCCTGGACTCGTTCACCACCCACGCCGGCCTCACCCGCCCGCAGGTGGGCGTGCCGCTGCTGCCGACCGCCTTGGTCGGGACCCTGGTCGGCAGCCTCACCGACGTGCCCCGGCCCACCGTCGAGGCGCTGGTCGAGAGCCTGCGCCACGACATGGTCGCGGCCGACGAGGACTTCCTCGCCCTGCTGCCCGACGACCATGAGCTGCTCGGGCTGGACGAGTCCTTCCGCCGGGCACTGGCCGAGCCGGCCTCGGCGTCCTCGCCCGCGACCGCCGACCCGATGGGGCCGCTGCCGCAGGACCCGGCCTGGGCCAGCGGCGGCGACACCCGCCCGGTGGCCGCGAAGGTCATCGACGCGGTCAAGGACGTGCTGCCCGGGTCGTGA
- a CDS encoding DUF4193 domain-containing protein — protein MATDYDASRKTEDEQKEESLEARRLTSGEQDKTSGKVDEDEAEVAETYELPGADLSHETLSIEVTPRQADEFTCTSCYLVQHVSRRETPGTDICRDCA, from the coding sequence ATGGCCACTGACTACGACGCATCACGCAAGACCGAGGACGAGCAGAAGGAAGAGAGCCTCGAGGCCCGCCGACTCACCTCGGGCGAGCAGGACAAGACCTCGGGCAAGGTCGACGAGGACGAGGCCGAGGTCGCCGAGACCTACGAGCTCCCCGGCGCGGACCTGTCCCACGAAACGCTCTCCATCGAGGTCACCCCGCGGCAGGCCGACGAGTTCACCTGCACGTCCTGCTACCTCGTCCAGCACGTGTCCCGCCGCGAGACCCCCGGCACGGACATCTGCCGCGACTGCGCCTGA
- a CDS encoding sigma-70 family RNA polymerase sigma factor → MTEAADAITRVHREEWARVVATLARRLGDLDVAEEMAAEAFAIAVERWPRDGVPPNPGAWLTTTANRRAIDRLRRESRRDDKEQEARMLYDDVPAEPLGVIDDDRLRLVFTCCHPALAPEARVALTLRMVGGLTVPEIARAFLVPEATLGQRITRAKAKIKAARIPYRVPAAEDLPARVSGVLAVLYLVFNEGYLASDPDQDPVRSDLTGEAIRLTRLVHALLPYDGEVAGLLALMLLTEARRPARLSADGELVVLAEQDRGAWDPALVAEGQALVRERLAAVAAGQGRPGRYQILAAINAVHTSARDIRDTDWGQVVALYDQLVRVDPSPIVALNRAVAVAELDGPEVALALVDRLDLAGYHAFHVTRADLLRRLGRSADARAAYDSALALAGNSAEVAHLTRRRDQLAPAAGTDHQPPAT, encoded by the coding sequence GTGACCGAGGCCGCCGACGCGATCACCCGGGTCCACCGCGAGGAGTGGGCCCGGGTCGTCGCCACCCTGGCCCGCCGCCTCGGGGACCTCGACGTCGCCGAGGAGATGGCGGCGGAGGCGTTCGCGATCGCGGTCGAGCGCTGGCCGCGTGACGGCGTACCCCCCAACCCCGGCGCGTGGCTCACCACCACCGCCAACCGCCGCGCGATCGACCGGCTGCGTCGCGAGTCGCGGCGCGACGACAAGGAGCAGGAGGCCCGGATGCTGTACGACGACGTGCCGGCCGAGCCGCTCGGCGTCATCGACGACGACCGGCTGCGGCTGGTCTTCACGTGCTGCCACCCGGCGCTCGCGCCGGAGGCCCGGGTCGCGCTGACGCTGCGGATGGTCGGCGGGCTGACCGTGCCCGAGATCGCCCGCGCGTTCCTGGTCCCGGAGGCCACGCTCGGGCAGCGGATCACCCGGGCGAAGGCCAAGATCAAGGCGGCCCGGATCCCCTACCGTGTGCCCGCCGCCGAGGACCTGCCCGCGCGGGTGAGTGGCGTCCTCGCGGTGCTCTACCTCGTCTTCAACGAGGGCTACCTCGCCTCCGACCCCGACCAGGACCCGGTCCGCAGCGACCTGACCGGCGAGGCGATCCGGCTCACCCGGCTCGTCCACGCCCTCCTGCCGTACGACGGCGAGGTCGCCGGCCTGCTCGCGCTGATGCTCCTCACCGAGGCGCGTCGGCCGGCGCGGCTGTCGGCGGACGGCGAGCTGGTCGTCCTGGCCGAGCAGGACCGCGGCGCCTGGGACCCGGCGCTGGTGGCCGAGGGGCAGGCGCTGGTGCGCGAGCGGCTGGCCGCCGTCGCGGCCGGGCAGGGGCGGCCCGGCCGCTACCAGATCCTCGCGGCGATCAACGCCGTCCACACCTCCGCGCGCGACATCCGAGACACCGACTGGGGGCAGGTCGTGGCGCTCTACGACCAGCTGGTCCGCGTCGACCCCAGCCCGATCGTCGCGCTGAACCGCGCCGTCGCGGTCGCGGAGCTCGACGGGCCCGAGGTGGCCCTGGCCCTGGTCGACCGGCTCGACCTGGCCGGCTACCACGCCTTCCACGTCACGCGGGCCGACCTGCTGCGCCGGCTCGGCCGCTCCGCGGACGCGCGTGCGGCGTACGACTCCGCCCTCGCCCTGGCCGGCAACTCCGCCGAGGTCGCCCACCTCACCCGCCGGCGCGACCAGCTGGCGCCCGCCGCCGGCACAGACCACCAGCCACCCGCGACGTAA
- a CDS encoding TraR/DksA C4-type zinc finger protein — METTQARERLEAERAQTLSRLASLTGDYDEVVAASRDTNADDEHDPEGATIAFERSQLGALVRQARDHLAEVDAAVQRLADATYGVCEHCGGPVGEERLEARPTARTCIGCAS; from the coding sequence GTGGAGACGACCCAGGCACGCGAGCGGCTCGAGGCCGAGCGGGCGCAGACGCTCAGTCGCCTGGCGAGCCTGACCGGCGACTACGACGAGGTCGTGGCGGCGTCGCGCGACACCAACGCCGACGACGAGCACGACCCCGAGGGTGCGACGATCGCCTTCGAGCGCTCGCAGCTCGGGGCGCTCGTGCGGCAGGCGCGCGACCACCTCGCGGAGGTCGACGCCGCGGTCCAGCGGCTCGCGGACGCGACGTACGGCGTGTGCGAGCACTGCGGCGGGCCGGTCGGCGAGGAACGCCTCGAGGCGAGACCGACGGCGCGCACCTGCATCGGCTGCGCCTCGTAG
- a CDS encoding DUF6924 domain-containing protein has translation MDLTPLATAFERETLALVRTDRSDDTAWASVLAAMSTPVDIVGAGDLDDLVAPPSSPIDDPAYDGATGASLAAAIQAAGGEPVGYAVLADAPSMGEARAGGEITLAYVDLSCPDPEEAAEFDTFLGRTFRCAVPEIASIEANLAIANMDFHEFADYADERDGTFRGFDSGD, from the coding sequence ATGGACCTCACGCCACTCGCCACCGCTTTCGAGCGGGAGACCCTCGCGCTCGTGCGCACCGACCGCAGCGACGACACCGCCTGGGCGTCCGTCCTCGCCGCCATGAGCACCCCAGTCGACATCGTCGGGGCCGGTGACCTCGACGACCTGGTGGCACCGCCGTCCAGCCCGATCGACGACCCGGCGTACGACGGCGCCACGGGCGCCTCGCTGGCCGCGGCCATCCAGGCGGCCGGCGGCGAGCCGGTGGGCTACGCCGTGCTGGCGGATGCCCCGTCGATGGGGGAGGCACGGGCCGGGGGAGAGATCACGCTCGCCTACGTCGACCTCTCGTGCCCGGATCCCGAGGAGGCTGCCGAGTTCGACACCTTCCTGGGCCGCACGTTCCGCTGCGCCGTCCCCGAGATCGCCTCGATCGAGGCCAACCTGGCGATCGCGAACATGGACTTCCACGAGTTCGCGGACTACGCCGACGAGCGGGACGGGACGTTCCGCGGCTTCGACAGCGGCGACTGA
- a CDS encoding dihydrofolate reductase family protein, with amino-acid sequence MSDPVPSSLRKVVSWHFVSADGVAEDPDRFFTTWDDETDVRSNEVIATQDTVVLGRRTHDEWAPFWPTSDIEPFATFINAVTKYVATSTPLGHDWTNTHVIEGDLADAVRHLRAQPGGDIGVHASISVTRALITAGLVDEIRMVVMPTVIGSGRSLLAGLPELKLEMLGCETTPAGHLLLDYRVRPAA; translated from the coding sequence ATGTCCGACCCGGTCCCGTCGTCCCTGCGCAAGGTCGTCTCGTGGCACTTCGTGTCCGCGGACGGGGTGGCCGAGGACCCCGACCGCTTCTTCACGACGTGGGACGACGAGACCGACGTGCGGAGCAACGAGGTCATCGCCACCCAGGACACGGTCGTCCTCGGCCGCCGCACCCACGACGAGTGGGCGCCGTTCTGGCCCACCAGCGACATCGAGCCGTTCGCGACGTTCATCAACGCCGTGACGAAGTACGTCGCCACGTCGACGCCCCTCGGCCACGACTGGACCAACACCCACGTCATCGAGGGCGACCTGGCCGACGCCGTACGCCACCTCCGGGCGCAGCCGGGCGGCGACATCGGCGTGCACGCCAGCATCTCCGTGACGCGGGCGCTCATCACCGCCGGCCTCGTCGACGAGATCCGGATGGTGGTGATGCCGACGGTGATCGGGTCCGGGCGGTCACTCCTGGCGGGCCTCCCCGAGCTGAAGCTCGAGATGCTCGGCTGCGAGACGACACCGGCCGGGCACCTGCTGCTCGACTACCGGGTGCGACCCGCGGCCTGA
- a CDS encoding putative Ig domain-containing protein: MLGARTRVRRSEPGRARVLYDTVIAKDTRVVPGERVQDVTAQPDGTQLLEVSGPPTATAGSVLVLGTSAATPSGLVARVQDVDESAGGTAYTLVPAKLTEAFTDLSFSQQVKVDLTETTAVSASTGRRISARGLASLIKCDTGADFSVTRSMTGSLALTFSAGFDATNPQSSFLRAEASADLTAVLGAHLDAAGTCAIARQQLGPSIRFTPITFSIGPVPVVIVPTLEFFGEASASLGTSVGMDISGSLTTSAWAQASMAGGLTHGFNPPAAHFSKDIDYPQDVTGQLKGQLSARLTTELYGVAGPYVEVNTGPQVTFAPTQVPWLNAEHLLSVDIGLSMQRCAQLWGADLCVKFEAEADKVVDKSWPLFRRDYFAGPTISSAKLAPAVRGQQYTAGLTTTDNRPGSWRIAGGALPSGMSLSGSKVVGTPAKTGSYAVTIRFTDSEGRTDDQDLSLTVLDGASFKNKIITSPTGKSYLIDADLQKHSIATTWTYFCLVDRGLEAVAVEQTQIDGFPAGPAAKDCVSPARVEGQIIRRNDGISWVVVGGERHHIPSKAVDVCARAVHRRAVGLTGLSGEAAASIPESTTKYDCSIEGTVVQALDKPQPYPAYRISGGKRYWIADGWTFDYWKRRVPVVASYDEAAIKELPDGGTETSRLDPAAIPANSIIRRNDGISWVVDANKVRHHIPYARDDTCWRRLRGFAVTATGLSGAQASSLTEGDAWPCVVGPRVVKSDDGASYFVDGSNTRHWIPDTETFAALSRSYEVVGPWPADEVQTFLPGTNEPTMLDPEAVKNTLVCRNDGVCWAVDGNAVRHHVPTYGDNVCWRWVNGWHVSRNGVSGEQANSLAEGDAWGCSMNDRIVVTNEGPAYYMEGNTRRWIPDGYDFECLQRGRSVIRGMAMSEAGNLPETGAMPAQECSGIDIVTIYSPANSRYVTTEVNYTGNDQAMVRAERTAVGSDWERFRLIGDCASRCLIQSLVNRRLVMPQFDYQGYAWGEMRGVSSNASGSWEGFRLVGNCSTGCAIYALGNGRYVSAELDYTGKGYGMLRARATSVGGWERFLIR; the protein is encoded by the coding sequence GTGCTGGGCGCTCGGACCCGTGTCCGGCGCAGCGAGCCCGGCCGGGCGCGGGTGCTCTACGACACGGTGATCGCGAAGGACACCCGGGTGGTCCCCGGTGAGCGGGTGCAGGACGTGACCGCGCAGCCCGACGGCACTCAGCTGCTCGAGGTGAGCGGCCCGCCGACCGCGACGGCAGGATCCGTGCTCGTGCTGGGCACCTCCGCAGCGACACCGTCGGGCCTGGTCGCCCGAGTCCAGGACGTCGACGAATCAGCCGGGGGAACGGCGTACACGCTGGTGCCGGCCAAGCTCACCGAGGCGTTCACCGATCTCTCCTTCAGTCAGCAGGTCAAGGTCGACCTCACCGAGACCACCGCCGTCTCGGCGAGCACCGGTCGTCGGATCTCGGCCAGGGGGCTGGCCAGTCTCATCAAGTGCGACACCGGCGCCGACTTCAGCGTGACGCGCTCGATGACGGGTTCGCTGGCCCTCACCTTCTCGGCCGGCTTCGATGCCACGAACCCCCAGAGCTCCTTCCTCCGCGCCGAGGCCAGCGCGGACCTGACAGCCGTGCTGGGAGCGCACCTCGATGCCGCGGGCACGTGCGCCATCGCCCGGCAGCAGCTCGGGCCCAGCATCCGCTTCACTCCGATCACCTTCAGCATCGGGCCCGTTCCGGTCGTCATCGTGCCGACCCTCGAGTTCTTCGGTGAGGCGAGCGCCTCCCTCGGCACCTCCGTCGGCATGGACATCAGCGGGTCGCTCACGACCAGCGCATGGGCGCAGGCCTCCATGGCCGGGGGCCTGACGCACGGCTTCAACCCGCCCGCCGCCCACTTCTCCAAGGACATCGACTACCCCCAGGACGTAACCGGCCAGCTCAAGGGCCAGCTGAGCGCCCGGCTGACGACCGAGCTGTACGGCGTCGCGGGTCCCTACGTGGAGGTGAACACGGGCCCCCAGGTGACCTTCGCTCCGACACAGGTGCCGTGGTTGAACGCCGAGCACCTGCTGAGTGTCGACATCGGACTGAGCATGCAACGGTGCGCCCAGCTCTGGGGCGCCGACCTCTGCGTCAAGTTCGAGGCCGAGGCAGACAAGGTCGTCGACAAGTCGTGGCCCCTGTTCCGTCGCGACTACTTCGCTGGACCCACCATCAGCTCAGCCAAGCTCGCCCCCGCCGTACGTGGGCAGCAGTACACCGCCGGCCTCACGACCACCGACAACCGGCCCGGATCCTGGCGCATCGCCGGAGGTGCCCTCCCGTCGGGGATGAGCCTGTCGGGGAGCAAGGTGGTCGGGACGCCCGCCAAGACCGGCTCCTACGCCGTGACCATCAGGTTCACGGACAGCGAGGGCAGGACGGACGACCAGGACCTGTCGCTCACCGTGCTGGACGGTGCCTCGTTCAAGAACAAGATCATCACCAGCCCGACCGGCAAGTCCTACCTGATCGACGCCGATCTGCAGAAGCACTCGATCGCCACGACGTGGACCTACTTCTGCCTCGTCGACCGCGGGCTCGAAGCAGTCGCGGTCGAGCAGACCCAGATCGACGGCTTCCCTGCCGGACCCGCCGCCAAGGACTGCGTGTCACCCGCCAGGGTCGAGGGCCAGATCATCCGACGGAACGACGGGATCTCGTGGGTCGTGGTGGGCGGCGAACGTCACCACATCCCGAGCAAGGCCGTCGATGTGTGCGCCCGTGCCGTGCACCGCCGGGCCGTCGGCCTGACCGGTCTCAGCGGTGAGGCGGCCGCGTCGATCCCCGAGTCCACCACCAAGTACGACTGCTCGATCGAGGGGACGGTGGTCCAGGCGCTCGACAAGCCGCAGCCCTACCCGGCCTATCGCATCAGCGGGGGGAAGCGGTACTGGATCGCCGACGGGTGGACCTTCGACTACTGGAAGCGACGGGTGCCGGTCGTCGCGTCGTACGACGAGGCCGCGATCAAGGAGCTTCCCGACGGAGGGACCGAGACCAGCCGCCTCGATCCCGCGGCCATCCCGGCCAACTCGATCATCCGGCGCAACGACGGGATCTCCTGGGTCGTGGATGCCAACAAGGTCCGCCACCACATCCCCTACGCACGCGACGACACCTGCTGGCGCCGCCTGCGCGGATTCGCCGTCACGGCCACCGGTCTCTCGGGTGCCCAGGCGTCGTCGCTCACCGAGGGCGATGCGTGGCCGTGCGTGGTCGGTCCGCGGGTGGTGAAGTCGGATGACGGGGCGTCGTACTTCGTGGACGGCTCCAACACGCGCCACTGGATCCCGGACACCGAGACGTTCGCCGCGCTCAGTCGCTCGTACGAGGTCGTCGGTCCGTGGCCGGCCGATGAGGTTCAGACCTTCCTCCCCGGCACGAACGAGCCGACGATGCTCGACCCCGAGGCCGTCAAGAACACGCTCGTCTGCCGCAACGACGGCGTGTGCTGGGCGGTGGACGGGAACGCAGTCCGCCACCACGTCCCCACCTACGGCGACAACGTGTGCTGGCGCTGGGTGAACGGATGGCACGTCTCCCGCAACGGCGTCTCGGGCGAGCAGGCCAACAGCCTGGCCGAGGGCGACGCCTGGGGCTGTTCGATGAACGACAGGATCGTCGTCACGAACGAAGGCCCCGCGTACTACATGGAGGGGAACACGCGTCGCTGGATACCGGACGGCTACGACTTCGAGTGCCTGCAGCGAGGGCGTTCGGTCATCCGGGGCATGGCGATGTCCGAGGCCGGCAACCTCCCCGAGACAGGTGCGATGCCGGCCCAGGAGTGCTCCGGAATCGACATCGTCACGATCTACTCCCCGGCGAACAGTCGTTACGTGACGACGGAGGTGAACTACACGGGCAACGACCAGGCGATGGTGAGAGCGGAGAGAACGGCGGTCGGGAGCGACTGGGAGCGCTTCCGGCTGATCGGCGACTGCGCCAGTCGCTGCCTGATCCAGTCACTGGTCAACCGACGGCTGGTCATGCCGCAGTTCGATTACCAGGGCTACGCCTGGGGGGAGATGCGGGGCGTCTCGAGCAACGCGTCCGGCAGCTGGGAGGGCTTCCGACTGGTGGGGAACTGCAGCACGGGTTGTGCCATCTATGCCCTCGGTAACGGCCGCTACGTCTCCGCCGAGCTCGACTACACGGGCAAGGGCTACGGCATGCTCCGGGCACGCGCGACGAGCGTCGGGGGTTGGGAACGGTTCCTGATCAGATGA